From a region of the Flavobacterium sediminilitoris genome:
- a CDS encoding mechanosensitive ion channel domain-containing protein — protein MLKFIENPYLHQEILTFIAICIFFILKLFSSEVVKKFARVNESLEHRTNLVIKYINILLGLLAIFSIIIIWGVEKEQIFIFVSSVFAVVGVASFAQWSILSNISAGIILFFSYPFKIGDKIKILDKDYPLEGEIEDIKAFYIILKTSDDEQITYPNNLLMQKGILIVKSNFEDQEFTD, from the coding sequence ATGCTTAAATTTATTGAAAACCCATATTTACATCAAGAAATACTAACATTCATTGCTATTTGTATTTTCTTTATTTTGAAATTATTCTCTTCGGAAGTAGTTAAAAAATTTGCTCGGGTAAATGAATCTTTAGAACATAGAACAAATCTTGTAATTAAATACATTAATATCCTACTTGGATTATTAGCTATTTTTTCAATCATTATAATTTGGGGTGTAGAAAAAGAACAAATTTTCATTTTTGTATCATCAGTTTTTGCAGTTGTGGGTGTTGCTTCTTTTGCACAATGGTCTATTTTAAGCAATATTTCAGCTGGAATTATCTTATTCTTCTCTTATCCATTCAAAATTGGAGATAAAATAAAAATATTAGATAAAGATTATCCTTTAGAAGGAGAAATTGAAGATATTAAAGCCTTTTATATTATTTTAAAAACAAGTGATGATGAACAAATTACCTATCCAAATAATTTATTAATGCAAAAAGGAATTCTTATTGTGAAATCAAATTTTGAAGATCAAGAATTTACAGATTAA
- a CDS encoding four helix bundle protein, producing the protein MKYQDSLAYKKSFEMAMLIFKISKFFPQEEKYSLTD; encoded by the coding sequence ATGAAATATCAAGACTCATTGGCTTATAAAAAAAGTTTTGAAATGGCTATGTTAATTTTTAAAATATCTAAGTTTTTTCCACAAGAAGAAAAATATTCTTTAACTGATTAA
- a CDS encoding KdsC family phosphatase — protein sequence MSKSYKELMNEITTFILDVDGVLTDGTIHVTQTGEMLRNMNIRDGYAMKAAVENGYTVCIISGGSNEGVRVRLRNLGITDIHLGVSDKVETFKEFIDIYNIKPEQVLYMGDDIPDYHVMKLVGLPTCPQNAAPEIKNLSKYISHINGGNGCVRDVIEQVMKVQGKWMAHFDAKYD from the coding sequence ATGTCAAAAAGTTATAAAGAACTAATGAACGAAATCACTACTTTCATCCTTGATGTTGATGGTGTACTTACAGATGGAACTATTCATGTTACACAAACAGGTGAAATGCTTAGAAATATGAACATTCGCGATGGATATGCCATGAAAGCGGCTGTTGAAAATGGTTATACCGTTTGTATTATTTCTGGCGGAAGTAATGAAGGAGTACGTGTTCGTTTACGTAATTTAGGAATAACTGATATCCATTTGGGGGTTTCCGATAAAGTAGAAACCTTTAAAGAATTTATAGATATTTACAATATTAAACCTGAACAAGTGTTATATATGGGTGACGATATTCCGGATTATCATGTAATGAAATTAGTAGGTTTACCAACATGTCCTCAAAATGCAGCTCCAGAAATTAAAAATTTAAGTAAATATATTTCTCATATTAATGGAGGAAATGGATGTGTACGAGATGTTATTGAACAAGTAATGAAAGTACAAGGAAAATGGATGGCTCATTTTGATGCTAAATATGATTAA
- a CDS encoding Maf-like protein: MLKDKLNQYNIILASGSPRRQQFFKEMDVPFTIQLKEVEEIYPDTLKAEEITNFLSELKANAFENLQEKDILITSDTIVWHEEKALGKPKNYDDAFKMLQSMSGKTHRVITSVSFKTKNRVETIHEITHVTFKMLSDLEITYYLDHYKPFDKAGSYGIQEWIGLIGISKIEGSYTNVVGLPVEKVYSKLLDYA, encoded by the coding sequence ATGCTTAAAGACAAATTAAATCAATATAATATCATTTTAGCTTCTGGTTCACCAAGAAGACAACAATTTTTTAAAGAAATGGATGTTCCTTTTACTATTCAACTAAAAGAAGTTGAAGAAATATATCCAGATACTCTAAAAGCAGAAGAAATAACGAATTTTTTATCTGAATTAAAGGCAAATGCTTTTGAAAACCTTCAAGAAAAAGACATTTTAATCACAAGTGACACAATTGTTTGGCATGAAGAGAAAGCACTAGGTAAACCAAAAAATTACGATGATGCATTTAAAATGTTGCAATCTATGTCGGGAAAAACGCATAGAGTGATTACATCTGTTTCTTTTAAAACTAAAAATAGAGTAGAAACAATTCACGAAATAACTCATGTAACATTTAAAATGTTATCAGATTTAGAAATAACTTATTATTTGGATCATTACAAACCATTTGATAAAGCAGGGTCTTATGGTATTCAAGAATGGATTGGTCTAATAGGCATTTCAAAAATTGAAGGTTCATATACAAATGTTGTTGGTTTACCTGTTGAAAAAGTTTATTCAAAACTGTTAGATTATGCTTAA
- a CDS encoding geranylgeranylglycerol-phosphate geranylgeranyltransferase, translating into MKYLKLIRFQNLLILAFMQVLFRYTYLKSATYTNLTPTNNFLSLSTFQFILLVLSTVCIAAAGYVINNIIDQENDEISKPKDRIVGKSISESIAYNIYVTLNIIGVGIGFYLSNAVGKKGLFTIFIFIAALLYIYSTYLKRILIISNITVAFILSFSIIILGVFDLFPATYKGNTIQMRQAFGVLFDYAIFAFIINFIREIIKDIEDTDGDYASGIQTLPILLGETRTAKLVSFLILIPIILLIYYINENLLDYDYVLYYGLLFIVGPLLYCIIKLWSAKTKQDFKHLSLVLKLVLFFGILSIAVVTYSIKNA; encoded by the coding sequence ATGAAATACTTAAAATTAATACGCTTTCAAAACCTACTTATACTTGCTTTCATGCAAGTACTTTTTCGATATACATATTTAAAATCGGCAACTTATACAAATTTAACACCAACAAACAATTTTCTGTCTCTTTCAACTTTCCAATTTATACTATTAGTTCTCTCAACAGTTTGTATTGCTGCTGCTGGATATGTGATTAACAATATAATAGATCAAGAGAATGATGAAATTTCGAAACCAAAAGATAGAATTGTAGGGAAATCAATTTCTGAAAGTATAGCTTATAATATTTATGTAACTTTAAATATTATTGGTGTAGGAATTGGATTTTACTTATCAAATGCTGTTGGTAAAAAAGGCTTATTTACTATTTTTATTTTTATAGCAGCTTTATTGTATATTTATTCAACATATCTCAAAAGAATTCTAATCATAAGTAATATTACAGTTGCTTTCATTCTATCCTTCAGTATAATTATTCTTGGCGTTTTTGATTTATTTCCAGCTACTTATAAAGGAAATACAATCCAAATGAGACAAGCTTTTGGAGTACTATTTGATTATGCAATATTCGCCTTTATTATTAATTTTATACGAGAAATTATAAAAGATATTGAAGACACTGATGGTGATTATGCTTCAGGAATTCAAACCTTACCTATTCTTTTAGGAGAAACTAGAACAGCAAAACTAGTTAGCTTTTTAATTCTTATTCCTATTATTCTATTAATTTATTACATTAATGAAAACTTATTAGATTATGATTATGTGTTATATTATGGATTATTATTTATTGTAGGTCCTCTACTCTATTGTATTATTAAACTATGGAGCGCAAAAACCAAGCAAGATTTTAAACATTTAAGTTTAGTTTTAAAATTAGTTCTTTTCTTTGGAATTTTATCAATTGCTGTTGTAACTTATTCTATAAAAAATGCTTAA
- the pheT gene encoding phenylalanine--tRNA ligase subunit beta, translating into MRISYNWLKQFIKIDWNSEDTSSLLTDLGLEVEGVDKFESLKGGLEGIVVGHVLTCEKHPDADKLKITTVDLGDGKEPVQIVCGAPNVAAGQKVPVATIGTKLYDKEGNAFEIKKGKIRGQESFGMICAEDELGLGEGHDGIMILNEDLKPGTLGKDVFDVETDEVFEIGLTPNRADAMSHFGVARDLKAGLVLKDKIIELITPSVSNFKVDKRTLKVDVSVEDDKLAPRYCGVTISDITVKPSPSWLQNRLKAIGLTPKNNIVDVTNYVLHELGQPLHAFDANKIKGNKVIIKTVEAGTKFTTLDDVERTLDAEDLMICHADGPMCIAGVFGGKDSGVNENTTAIFLESAYFNPVSVRKTAKRHALNTDASFRFERGIDPTITSYALKRAALLIQEVAGGEITSDIVDIYPKKIEDFQVFLNFEKVTKVIGEELPKEIIKKILVSLDIKVTNVTEAGLGLVIPSYRVDVQREIDVIEEILRVYGYNNIKFTEKLNATIANSSRTEEYKVQNIVANQLCSLGFNEMMANSLTTPNYIKLSENLKEEFNVIMLNPLSNDLSAMRQSMLFSGLEAISFNINRKRGDLKLFEFGKTYHNLPSGYEENKHLTLFVTGNRTEENWVQTQQKSDFFLFKGYINSILSRVGLDSKISSLPVENDIFSEGISLAIGKEVIVEFGTVKKSILKHFDIKQEVLYADINWGKIQKYVSNKIKFTDIPKYPEVRRDLALLLNNATTFEEVYKIAKQTEKKLLKDINLFDVYQGKNLPEGKKSYAVSFIIQDENKTLNDKEIEKIMSKLQTNFENQLGASLR; encoded by the coding sequence ATGCGTATTTCATACAATTGGTTAAAACAATTCATTAAAATAGATTGGAATTCAGAGGACACATCTTCTCTACTAACAGACCTAGGACTAGAAGTAGAAGGCGTTGACAAGTTTGAAAGCTTAAAAGGAGGATTAGAAGGTATTGTTGTAGGACATGTATTAACATGTGAAAAACACCCTGATGCAGATAAATTAAAAATCACAACTGTTGATTTAGGTGATGGAAAAGAACCTGTTCAAATTGTTTGCGGTGCACCAAATGTAGCTGCTGGACAAAAAGTTCCTGTAGCAACTATAGGAACCAAACTATACGATAAAGAAGGAAACGCTTTTGAAATAAAGAAAGGAAAAATAAGAGGTCAAGAAAGTTTCGGAATGATTTGCGCTGAAGATGAACTAGGACTTGGAGAAGGTCATGATGGAATTATGATTCTTAACGAAGATCTTAAGCCTGGAACATTAGGGAAAGATGTTTTTGATGTAGAAACAGATGAAGTTTTCGAAATTGGTTTAACTCCAAATCGTGCCGATGCGATGAGTCATTTTGGAGTAGCAAGAGATTTAAAAGCTGGGTTAGTACTTAAAGATAAAATTATTGAATTAATAACTCCATCTGTAAGTAATTTTAAAGTTGATAAACGTACTCTGAAAGTAGATGTTTCTGTAGAAGATGACAAACTAGCTCCACGCTATTGTGGTGTTACCATTTCTGATATTACAGTGAAACCTTCTCCGTCATGGTTACAAAATAGATTAAAAGCAATTGGGTTAACTCCAAAAAACAATATTGTAGACGTTACTAATTATGTATTACATGAATTAGGTCAACCATTACATGCTTTTGATGCTAATAAGATAAAAGGAAACAAGGTAATCATTAAAACAGTTGAAGCAGGAACAAAATTCACAACACTTGATGATGTAGAACGTACTTTAGATGCAGAAGATCTAATGATTTGTCATGCAGATGGACCAATGTGTATAGCTGGTGTTTTTGGAGGAAAAGATTCTGGAGTTAATGAAAATACAACTGCTATTTTCTTAGAAAGTGCTTATTTTAACCCTGTTTCTGTAAGAAAAACAGCTAAAAGACATGCTTTAAATACTGATGCTTCTTTTCGTTTTGAAAGAGGAATAGACCCTACAATAACATCTTATGCTTTAAAAAGAGCTGCATTATTAATACAAGAAGTTGCTGGTGGAGAAATAACATCGGATATTGTTGACATTTACCCTAAGAAAATAGAAGACTTCCAAGTATTCTTAAATTTTGAAAAAGTTACAAAAGTAATAGGAGAAGAATTACCGAAAGAAATAATCAAAAAAATATTAGTTTCTTTAGATATTAAAGTTACAAACGTTACTGAAGCTGGTTTAGGATTAGTTATTCCTTCTTATAGAGTTGATGTTCAAAGAGAAATAGACGTTATTGAAGAAATTCTAAGAGTTTACGGTTACAATAATATTAAATTTACTGAAAAGTTAAATGCTACAATTGCAAATTCTTCAAGAACAGAAGAATATAAAGTACAAAATATTGTTGCAAATCAACTATGCTCATTAGGCTTCAATGAAATGATGGCTAATTCTTTAACAACACCTAATTATATTAAGCTATCTGAAAATTTAAAAGAAGAATTCAATGTAATAATGTTAAACCCATTAAGTAACGATTTGTCTGCAATGCGTCAATCTATGTTATTTTCTGGTTTAGAAGCTATTTCATTCAATATAAATAGAAAACGTGGCGATTTAAAATTATTTGAATTTGGGAAAACCTATCATAATTTACCTTCTGGATATGAAGAAAATAAGCACCTTACGTTGTTTGTAACAGGAAATAGAACAGAAGAAAATTGGGTTCAAACTCAGCAAAAATCTGATTTCTTCTTATTTAAAGGATATATAAACTCTATTTTATCAAGAGTTGGTTTAGATAGTAAAATATCTAGTTTACCAGTAGAAAATGATATTTTTTCAGAAGGAATTAGTTTAGCTATAGGAAAAGAAGTTATTGTAGAATTTGGAACTGTTAAGAAATCAATTTTAAAACACTTTGATATTAAACAAGAAGTTTTATATGCTGATATTAATTGGGGAAAAATTCAAAAATACGTTTCTAACAAAATTAAGTTTACTGATATCCCAAAATATCCTGAAGTACGAAGAGATTTAGCCTTATTATTAAACAATGCAACAACCTTTGAAGAAGTTTATAAAATTGCTAAACAAACTGAAAAGAAGCTATTAAAAGATATTAATCTTTTTGATGTATACCAAGGTAAAAACTTACCAGAAGGTAAAAAATCATATGCTGTTAGTTTCATTATTCAAGATGAGAACAAAACCTTAAATGATAAGGAAATTGAAAAAATCATGTCTAAACTACAAACTAATTTCGAAAACCAATTAGGAGCTAGTTTGAGATAA
- a CDS encoding DUF7619 domain-containing protein: MNKKYVLFTILSGFFMCAQNVNLPDINFKTKLLTANQGNTIAKDLTGEWFKIDANDDGEIQVIEAEEVSYLNLNNSNISDLTGIENFISLTGLNCFTNELTSLNVSNLINLKTLHCGANQLTSLDVTGLINLKELSCSINQLVVLDVSSLSSLVALDCKNNPITSLDFSNLINLRKLNCSETQLTYLNLKNNNPSIIDVYSENTPNLAYICANEEDIAWIQNTVDSFGYTNCNINSYCDFTPGGTYYEITGNIKYDFNGNGCDVDDSLYPNLNFSIANGTNTGSFIANGSGNFNIPVDAGTHILTPNLENPSYFTISPVNITVDFPTQANPALKDFCIISNGVYSDVEAIIITRIAARPGFDAHYKISYRNKGTEVENGTITFTYDATVLDYVSTNPVFESQTVNTFTWNYSNLQPFETREIEVVLNVNSPMETPAINNGDILNYSAVISTSNTDETPNDNEFTLNQTVVGSYDPNDITCLEGETVAPDMIGEYVHYLIRFENTGTYSAENVVVKDMIDLSMFDLTTLVPLKGSHDYYTRIKDNKVEFIFENINLDFNDATNDGFVAFKIKTRSNLVVGDTFSNDANIYFDYNFPVTTNTYTTAIQALSVQDFDFGSKFTLYPNPVQDVLNFNSKENIAIQSVEIYNMLGQVVLTVPNATKSVDVSNLTKGNYFVKVNTEKGNSNTKFIKE; this comes from the coding sequence ATGAACAAAAAATACGTTTTATTTACGATTTTATCAGGATTTTTTATGTGTGCTCAAAATGTAAATTTACCTGATATTAATTTTAAAACTAAGTTATTAACTGCTAATCAAGGAAATACTATTGCAAAAGACTTAACTGGAGAATGGTTTAAAATTGATGCAAATGATGATGGTGAAATACAAGTAATTGAAGCAGAAGAAGTAAGTTATTTAAATCTTAATAATTCTAATATTTCAGATTTAACAGGAATAGAAAATTTTATTAGTTTAACAGGATTGAATTGTTTTACTAATGAATTGACTTCATTAAACGTTTCTAATTTAATAAATTTAAAAACGTTGCATTGTGGTGCTAATCAATTGACATCATTAGATGTTACTGGATTGATTAACCTAAAAGAGTTAAGTTGTTCAATTAACCAATTAGTTGTGTTAGATGTTTCTAGTTTGTCTAGTTTAGTTGCCTTGGATTGTAAAAATAATCCAATTACGTCATTAGATTTTTCTAATTTAATAAATTTAAGAAAGTTAAATTGTTCAGAAACTCAGTTGACTTATTTGAATTTGAAAAACAATAATCCATCTATAATTGATGTATATTCTGAAAATACTCCCAATTTGGCATATATATGTGCAAATGAAGAGGATATTGCATGGATTCAAAATACTGTTGATAGTTTTGGATATACTAATTGTAATATAAATAGTTATTGCGATTTCACACCTGGAGGAACATATTATGAGATTACAGGAAATATAAAATATGATTTTAATGGTAATGGTTGCGATGTTGATGACTCTTTATATCCTAATCTTAATTTTTCAATTGCAAACGGAACAAATACAGGTAGTTTTATTGCTAATGGTTCAGGTAATTTTAATATTCCTGTAGATGCTGGAACACATATATTGACACCAAACCTTGAAAATCCGAGTTATTTTACTATTTCTCCAGTAAATATAACAGTAGATTTTCCTACACAGGCAAATCCTGCTTTAAAAGATTTTTGTATTATTTCAAACGGTGTCTATTCTGATGTTGAAGCAATTATTATAACAAGAATTGCTGCAAGACCAGGTTTTGATGCACATTATAAAATTTCTTATAGAAATAAAGGTACGGAAGTAGAAAATGGAACAATTACATTTACTTATGATGCTACAGTTTTAGACTATGTTTCTACTAATCCAGTTTTTGAAAGTCAAACAGTAAATACTTTTACTTGGAATTATAGCAATTTACAACCTTTTGAAACGAGAGAAATTGAAGTCGTTTTGAATGTAAATTCACCAATGGAAACTCCAGCTATTAATAATGGTGATATTTTAAATTATTCTGCTGTTATTTCAACTTCAAACACAGACGAAACACCAAATGATAATGAATTTACATTAAACCAAACCGTTGTAGGTTCTTATGATCCAAATGATATAACGTGTTTAGAAGGAGAAACGGTTGCTCCAGACATGATAGGAGAGTATGTGCATTATTTAATTCGTTTTGAAAATACAGGAACATATTCTGCTGAAAATGTTGTAGTCAAAGATATGATTGATTTATCTATGTTTGATTTAACCACTTTAGTTCCATTAAAAGGAAGCCATGATTATTATACAAGAATTAAGGATAATAAAGTAGAATTTATTTTTGAAAACATCAATTTAGATTTTAATGATGCTACAAATGATGGTTTTGTAGCTTTTAAAATTAAAACAAGATCAAATTTAGTTGTTGGTGATACTTTTTCAAATGATGCCAATATTTATTTTGATTATAATTTTCCGGTTACAACAAATACTTATACTACAGCTATTCAAGCTTTGAGTGTACAAGATTTTGATTTTGGTTCGAAATTCACATTATATCCAAATCCAGTTCAAGATGTTTTAAATTTCAATTCAAAAGAGAATATTGCTATCCAATCGGTTGAAATTTATAATATGTTAGGTCAAGTTGTATTAACAGTTCCAAATGCAACGAAATCAGTTGATGTTTCTAATTTAACTAAAGGAAATTACTTTGTAAAAGTGAATACAGAAAAAGGAAACTCAAATACTAAGTTTATTAAGGAATAA
- a CDS encoding Rossmann-like and DUF2520 domain-containing protein: MIKVVIIGNGNVAQHLLKVMLKTDEVTIVQVFARNKNNISHLITENRITSNYDEIEEADVYIISVSDNAIAEVASNLPFKNRLVVHTSGTSELSVLDNKNRKGVFYPLQTFSKSKVVDFSTIPICLETENESDYKTLEILANLISKKAYAISSEQRKSLHVAAVFVCNFVNHLYQIGNQICNENRVPFEILQPLIIETANKITELSPKEAQTGPALRNDTKTIEKHIEFLQNSNYQELYKLLTQSIQNVKKL; this comes from the coding sequence ATGATTAAAGTTGTAATTATTGGTAACGGAAATGTTGCCCAACACCTATTAAAAGTAATGTTAAAAACAGACGAGGTAACTATCGTTCAGGTTTTTGCTCGTAATAAAAATAATATTTCTCATTTAATTACCGAAAATCGAATTACTTCAAATTATGACGAAATTGAAGAAGCGGATGTTTATATTATTTCAGTTTCTGATAATGCTATTGCAGAAGTTGCAAGTAATTTGCCTTTTAAAAATCGTTTAGTGGTACATACATCTGGTACTTCTGAACTTTCCGTTTTAGATAATAAGAATAGAAAAGGTGTTTTTTATCCTTTGCAAACGTTTAGTAAATCTAAAGTTGTAGATTTTTCAACTATTCCAATTTGTTTGGAAACGGAAAATGAAAGTGATTATAAAACTTTAGAAATATTGGCAAACTTAATTTCAAAAAAAGCCTATGCTATTTCGTCTGAACAACGTAAAAGTTTACATGTAGCTGCTGTTTTTGTGTGTAATTTTGTGAATCATTTATATCAAATTGGAAATCAAATTTGTAACGAAAACAGAGTCCCATTTGAAATATTGCAACCTTTAATAATTGAAACAGCTAATAAAATAACTGAATTATCACCAAAAGAAGCACAAACTGGACCTGCTTTGAGAAATGATACTAAAACCATTGAAAAACATATTGAATTTCTACAAAATTCAAACTATCAAGAATTATATAAATTATTAACCCAATCGATACAAAATGTCAAAAAGTTATAA
- a CDS encoding DUF7619 domain-containing protein — translation MMKKIYFLLFVLFGLNVQAQIVNIPDANFKGKLLAANPSNTIASATPIYNSNTGFWNVTNYNTIDINGDGEIQLSEAQNIKYLKLNHNINDLTGIEAFTNLVYLNCSVNNITSLNVTALTYLDQLLCNNNDLTNLNVSGLTNLKKIACNNNNLTNLNLTGLTNLKSLYCQYNNLTNLNLTGLSNLEELYCEENDLISLNLSGLTNLKRLHCYFNNLTSLDASNLTNLNYLYCYNNLNLTNLNLSGLTNLLELDCKNNHSINDLNNLISSLPNLKKLNCRNCSLNSLDVSSLINLDDLNCDANNMTFLNIKNNNPFWSSNNSLSFYNNTSLQYICADEDDVNFVNQIVTAYGYNNCNVNSYCSFTPNGIFYEIQGSTFFDNDGNGCDVNDLVFDKLGFSINNGSNVSYSIGNQTGSYYIPVGNGNFTITPNLENPTYFNINPTSFVANFPTQTSPLVQDFCVTTNGVHHDVEVVVLPTVPARPGFDAKYKISYRNKGNQVENGSVSLTFDDAVLDYISSNPVFESQIVNTFTWNYSNLQPFETREIEVFFNVNSPMETPAVSIDDVLNYTATIATSNTDETPDDNEFTLNQIVVGSYDPNDKTCLEGETVGPNMIGEYVHYLIRFENTGTYPAENVVVKDMIDLTKFDLATLIPLKGSHDFYTRIKDNKVEFIFENINLDFNDTTNDGYVAFKIKTKQTLALGDTFSNNANIYFDYNFPITTNTYTTTFQALSIQDFDFSSKFTLYPNPVQDVLHFNSKENITIQSVEIYNMLGQVVLTVPNATKSVDVSNLTKGNYFVKVNTEKGSSNTKFVKK, via the coding sequence ATGATGAAGAAAATCTACTTTTTATTGTTTGTTTTGTTTGGATTGAATGTACAAGCACAGATTGTGAATATACCTGATGCGAATTTTAAAGGGAAGTTGTTGGCTGCTAATCCGAGTAATACTATTGCATCGGCAACACCAATATACAATTCAAATACAGGTTTTTGGAATGTGACTAATTATAATACAATTGACATTAATGGAGATGGAGAAATTCAGTTGAGCGAAGCCCAAAACATTAAATATTTAAAACTAAATCATAATATTAATGATTTAACAGGCATTGAAGCATTTACCAATTTAGTTTATTTAAATTGTAGTGTTAATAATATAACTAGTTTAAATGTTACTGCACTAACATATTTGGATCAATTACTTTGTAATAATAATGATTTAACAAATCTAAATGTTTCGGGTTTAACAAATTTAAAAAAAATAGCATGTAATAATAATAATTTAACAAATTTAAATTTAACTGGATTAACAAATTTAAAATCACTGTATTGTCAATATAATAATTTAACAAATTTAAATTTAACTGGATTATCGAATTTAGAAGAATTGTATTGTGAAGAAAATGATTTAATATCATTAAATTTGTCTGGTTTAACAAATTTAAAAAGATTACATTGCTATTTTAATAACTTAACAAGTTTAGATGCTTCTAACTTAACAAATTTAAATTATTTATATTGTTATAATAATTTAAATTTAACAAATCTAAATTTGTCTGGTTTAACTAATTTATTAGAATTGGATTGTAAAAATAATCATAGTATAAATGATTTAAATAATTTAATATCTAGTTTACCAAATTTGAAAAAATTAAATTGCAGAAATTGTTCACTAAATAGTTTAGATGTATCTAGTTTAATAAATTTGGATGATTTGAATTGTGATGCTAACAATATGACTTTTTTAAATATAAAAAACAATAATCCTTTCTGGAGTTCTAATAATAGTCTATCTTTTTATAATAACACAAGCTTACAATACATTTGTGCAGATGAAGATGATGTTAATTTTGTCAATCAAATTGTTACAGCTTATGGCTATAATAATTGCAACGTAAATAGCTATTGTAGTTTTACACCTAATGGAATTTTCTACGAAATACAAGGAAGCACATTTTTTGACAATGATGGTAATGGATGTGATGTCAATGATTTAGTATTTGATAAGTTAGGTTTTTCTATAAATAATGGTTCTAATGTAAGCTATTCAATAGGTAATCAAACAGGAAGTTATTATATTCCAGTTGGTAATGGTAATTTTACAATAACCCCTAATTTAGAAAACCCAACATATTTCAACATAAATCCGACAAGTTTCGTGGCAAATTTTCCAACACAAACAAGTCCATTAGTTCAAGATTTTTGTGTCACAACCAATGGAGTTCATCATGATGTGGAAGTTGTTGTTTTACCAACTGTTCCTGCAAGACCTGGTTTTGATGCTAAATATAAAATTTCGTATAGAAATAAAGGAAATCAAGTTGAAAACGGAAGTGTTTCTTTAACTTTCGATGATGCAGTTTTAGATTATATATCTTCCAACCCAGTTTTTGAAAGTCAAATAGTAAATACTTTTACCTGGAATTATAGCAATTTACAACCGTTTGAAACTAGAGAAATTGAAGTGTTTTTTAATGTAAATTCTCCAATGGAAACTCCAGCAGTTAGTATTGATGATGTTTTAAATTATACTGCTACTATTGCAACTTCAAATACAGATGAAACTCCTGATGATAATGAATTTACATTAAATCAAATCGTGGTTGGTTCTTATGATCCAAATGACAAAACGTGTTTAGAAGGGGAAACTGTTGGTCCAAACATGATAGGTGAGTACGTACATTATTTAATTCGTTTTGAAAATACAGGAACATATCCTGCTGAGAATGTTGTAGTAAAAGACATGATTGATTTGACTAAATTTGATTTGGCTACTTTAATTCCATTAAAAGGAAGTCATGATTTCTACACTAGAATTAAAGATAACAAAGTAGAATTTATTTTTGAAAATATCAATTTAGATTTCAATGATACTACAAATGATGGTTATGTGGCTTTCAAAATTAAAACAAAACAAACTTTGGCACTTGGTGATACTTTTTCTAATAACGCTAATATCTATTTCGATTATAATTTTCCAATTACAACAAATACCTATACTACTACGTTTCAGGCTTTAAGTATACAAGACTTCGATTTTAGTTCAAAATTTACTTTATATCCAAATCCAGTGCAAGATGTATTGCATTTCAATTCAAAAGAGAATATAACTATTCAATCGGTTGAAATTTATAATATGTTAGGTCAAGTTGTATTAACAGTTCCAAATGCAACGAAATCAGTTGATGTTTCTAATTTAACTAAAGGAAATTACTTCGTGAAAGTGAATACAGAAAAAGGTAGTTCGAATACCAAATTTGTAAAAAAATAG
- a CDS encoding four helix bundle protein, with translation MRRSSRSVCTNISEVYKKEIIQKHFRSKLTDCDAENSETQT, from the coding sequence ATTAGAAGGAGTTCAAGAAGTGTTTGTACTAATATTTCTGAAGTCTATAAAAAAGAGATTATCCAAAAACATTTTCGTAGCAAGTTAACCGATTGTGATGCTGAAAATTCAGAGACGCAAACTTAG